Proteins co-encoded in one Siniperca chuatsi isolate FFG_IHB_CAS linkage group LG11, ASM2008510v1, whole genome shotgun sequence genomic window:
- the mea1 gene encoding male-enhanced antigen 1 isoform X3, whose translation MEVWSSAMGPERVLPNSEDELGEEERPADGALLPPVWSGGEGGEEEEEEGGEGEEEEEVNNGGYYYQPLNQDPDGLNSGEQPGEEGEERGEEAPSHTEQLQQVQHRIEVMGLHLPEAPSPDSDEEEDPEGAAAQRSRASIPMDADHVELVKRTMAAVALPSLGVPSWATEISDDQWKDMVQNTLQSRQSSGALRLTRRGNINGP comes from the exons aTGGAAGTGTGGAGCTCAGCGATGGGACCGGAGAGAGTCTTACCGAACTCTGAGGACGAGCTGGGGGAGGAAGAGCGTCCGGCTGACGGAGCGCTGCTGCCGCCGGTGTGGAgtgggggggagggaggggaggaggaggaggaggaggggggtgagggggaggaggaggaggaggtgaacaATGGAGGATATTATTACCAACCTCTGAACCAGGACCCTGACGGTCTGAACAGCGGCGAGCAGccgggggaggagggggaggagaggggggaggaggccCCCTCCCACACcgagcagctgcagcaggtgcAGCACAGGATAGAG GTGATGGGTCTCCACCTCCCTGAAGCTCCTTCTCCAGACAGCGATGAGGAGGAGGACCCCGAGGGGGCGGCGGCCCAGAGGAGCCGAGCCTCCATCCCCATGGACGCAG ACCACGTGGAGCTGGTGAAGAGGACGATGGCGGCCGTGGCGTTGCCGTCTCTTGGCGTGCCGTCCTGGGCCACAGAGATCTCAGACGACCAGTGGAAGGACATGGTCCAAAACACACTGCAGAGCCGGCAGAGCTCCGGCGCCCTGCGCCTCACCCGCAGGGGCAACATCAACGGTCCCTGA